In Natranaerobius thermophilus JW/NM-WN-LF, the genomic stretch TATTCATGTCCGAGTTCCTAAAGAAAATGCCCACCGACACCTAAAAGATATCCTCAAATTAGCAGATGAAGGTCCATTTAATGATAATGTGATTGATAATATTCATTCTTTATTCCACAATCTAGCCCAGGCAGAAGCTAAAGTTCACGGAACAAGTCCAGAAAAAGTCCATTTTCATGAAGTGGGAGCCCTGGATTCTATTATTGATATTTTTGGTTCAGCCATTGGTCTGGATCTGTTAAATATTAACAAAATTTATTCATCTCCAGTTCATTTAGGTACTGGCTTTATTGAATGCGAACATGGAAAAATTCCCGTACCGGCACCTGCTACTTTAGAACTTTTATCCTATAAAAATGTCCCAGTTTATTCTCAAGGCATTCAGAGCGAGTTATGCACCCCTACCGGGGCCAGTATTTTAAGCAGCCTGGCTGATGGCTTTGGCCCATATCCTGAAATGAATATTATCAAAACTGGTTACGGTGCAGGAAAAAAACAATTGGAACAACCCAATTTGTTGAGAGGAATATTGGGAACGGAAGTTATATCTAATAACTCGGATAAAGATCTCAATAACAATTCCAAGGAAAAACTAATACATGAAAATTGCGATAGAGTATTTGTATTGCAAGCCAATATTGATGACATGAATCCAGAATTCTATACTTATTTAAT encodes the following:
- the larC gene encoding nickel pincer cofactor biosynthesis protein LarC — translated: MEKILYLDCFSGISGDMFLGTVVDLGASLEKIEASLKELPLPDFNLESEQVSYNGITGTSIHVRVPKENAHRHLKDILKLADEGPFNDNVIDNIHSLFHNLAQAEAKVHGTSPEKVHFHEVGALDSIIDIFGSAIGLDLLNINKIYSSPVHLGTGFIECEHGKIPVPAPATLELLSYKNVPVYSQGIQSELCTPTGASILSSLADGFGPYPEMNIIKTGYGAGKKQLEQPNLLRGILGTEVISNNSDKDLNNNSKEKLIHENCDRVFVLQANIDDMNPEFYTYLMEQAFEYGALDVFFTPTQMKKQRPGTLIEILSPPDKVNQLRELMLKGTTTLGVRSSLMERVKLTRHQDEVTTSLGKAVIKKGIKDGKVYNWAPEFESVKSLAAKHGLPIKEAYQIVCSEYQPNPNIP